A segment of the Nitrospina gracilis 3/211 genome:
AAAGAACTCGGCGATAAGGTTGCAATCATCGGTATCAACACCAGTGGCGATTCTAAAGACAAGGTAGTCGATTACCTTTCCCAATTCCCGAATAAGGTGGATTTTCCCTATTTGCTGGACCCCAACCACACCGTCNNNNNNNNNNNNNNNNNNNNNNNNNNNNNNNNNNNNNNNNNNNNNNNNNNNNNNNNNNNNNNNNNNNNNNNNNNNNNNNNNNNNNNNNNNNNNNNNNNNNTATGAGGGGCGATTTCTGGCTGCCTCGGAGTACCTGTGGGACGCGCCCCCTCTCTCAAACGACTTCAACCACCAGGTTCAGCTGAGAAATGGCCTCGTGGGAGATTTCTGGAGTGACGACACCTCGCTCCTCGACTTCGAATTCACCTTCCAATCCGAATATCGCGGCGGAGCCATCGAGCAAGTGGGCCTGGTGGACGAATGGGACCTGGACGTATTCCGCGGCTGGCTCCGTTTTGAGAAAGACCAGTTCCGTCTGCGTGGGGGACGTCAGGCCATCCTGTTCGGTCCGGGTCAGTTGTTCCGCCCCCTCGGGGTGTTCGACGACCGCCTTATATCCGGCGTCATTCCACAGACCACCGGGGTGGACGGCCTCCGCGCCACTTACTTCACCGGCCCCACCTCCAAAGTGGAAGGATGGGCCATCCCCGCACGCTTCAACGAACGCATCATTTGGGGACTGCGCGGCGAGCGCCAGATTGGTATTCTGGAGACGGGCTTGCTGTTCCAGTACAAGCCTGTCACCGATCTGGAGTTCCTGCCCAGTCACGATCTGGAACTGTTCCAGTTCGGCTACCACTTCAAAGGAACGCAGGTCATCGGCTTCTGGAACGAGGGGCGGGTGGATATCGAGCAGGACAAGCCGGGCAAACCGCTCCGCTTCGACAGCGTTGTGGGCGTGGATTACACCTTTGATTTCGGGCAGGGACTGCACGTCCTGCTGGAATACTTTTTCCGCACGCAGGAGCCGGGTTTCACCATTGAAGACGTCAAGGGCGAGCGCACCCTGCATGAGTTGGGACTGCTCATCGACCAGCCCGTTGGCATCGCCACTGTCTGGCGCTTCTTTGCTTTTTTTGATATGCGCGACCGCAGTTTCCAGATCGCGCCCCAGATCGAGCACAACGTGTTCGGTCAGGTCTATCTGTACCTCACCGCGTTGATTGGCGGCAGTGTGGAGGGCGACAACCGCACCGGCCGCCTGTTCCGCCAGACGCCGGTATTCAATGGCACCGAGTCGCGCATAGGCCTCACGCTGGTGTGGTTTCATTAACATTTCGATGGGAGTGCGTGCATGTTCACAATGCAGGACGTGACCAAGGTGTACCGGGTGGGAGAACAGGATTTCACCGCTCTGCACGGCATTTCCCTCGAAATCGAAAGCGGTTCCTTCATGTCATTCGTGGGGCCGTCCGGCTCCGGCAAAACCACCATCCTGAACCTGCTTGGCGGCCTCGACCGCCCCACCTCCGGCGAGGTGCGGTTCCAGGGCAAAGCACTCAGTTCCATGTCCCGCGACGAGTTGGCCGCCTTCCGCCGGGACCATGTCGGCTTCATCTTCCAGTCTTACAACCTGCTTCCTGTCTACGACGTGTACGAAAATGTCCTGTTCCCGCTTCTCCTCATGGGTAAAGCTGAAAACGATGTTCGCCGGAAAGTACGTGAGTTGGTGGACTG
Coding sequences within it:
- a CDS encoding ABC transporter ATP-binding protein translates to MFTMQDVTKVYRVGEQDFTALHGISLEIESGSFMSFVGPSGSGKTTILNLLGGLDRPTSGEVRFQGKALSSMSRDELAAFRRDHVGFIFQSYNLLPVYDVYENVLFPLLLMGKAENDVRRKVRELVDWVGLSEQINKKPATLSGGQCQRVAIARALVKEPAVVLADEPTANLDAENSYLILELMKKLNRELGAAFVFSTHDEKVTQYVRREIRLEDGYVKADEVRKVGGEAA